The following proteins are co-located in the Camelus bactrianus isolate YW-2024 breed Bactrian camel chromosome 30, ASM4877302v1, whole genome shotgun sequence genome:
- the LOC141575615 gene encoding serpin B3-like, with protein MDSLSGPISHFAVDLYEQIRQRSRGKNIFYSPLSIMSAFGMLYLGSRGNTAAQLQKALHFKEVAENPTAGATADPVENPENHHFQKLLTELNKPTDAYELNVANRLYGRKEFPFLQEYMDNVKKLYLASVESADFANAPEESRKMINSWVERQTNGKIKDLFPRNFLDSSTVLVLVNAIYFKGQWHQKFKEENTVEGKFWLSKDTSKSVQMMKETNAFNFASLEDMQFKILEIPYKGEELSMMLLLPNEVDGLQKLEDKLTAEKLLEWTSSQNMWKCQVHLHLPRFKVEETYDLKAILEALGVVDAFSLRDADFSGMTRKHRLAVSKALHKSFVEVNEEGTEAAAATGISMGFTSLPIPRYEHFHCDHPFLFFIRHNKTNSILFLGRLTSP; from the exons ATGGATTCACTCAGTGGACCAATCAGCCACTTTGCAGTCGATCTGTACGAACAGATCAGACAGAGATCAAGAGGGAAGAATATCTTCTATTCCCCCCTCAGCATCATGTCAGCCTTTGGCATGCTTTACTTGGGGTCCCGAGGAAACACTGCTGCACAACTTCAGAAG GCCCTTCACTTTAAGGAAGTCGCAGAGAACCCAACAGCAGGAGCCACAGCGGATCCC GTTGAAAATCCAGAAAATCATCACTTTCAAAAGCTTCTGACTGAATTAAACAAACCCACCGACGCCTATGAGCTGAACGTTGCCAACAGACTCTATGGCAGAAAGGAGTTTCCCTTCCTTCAG GAATACATGGATAATGTGAAGAAGTTGTACCTAGCCAGTGTGGAATCTGCTGATTTTGCGAATGCTCCAGAAGAAAGTCGAAAGATGATTAATTCCTGGGTGGAAAGACAAACTAATG gAAAAATCAAGGATCTGTTTCCCAGAAATTTTCTTGACAGCTCCACCGTTCTGGTGCTGGTGAACGCCATCTATTTCAAAGGGCAGTGGCACCagaaatttaaggaagaaaacactGTCGAGGGAAAATTTTGGCTGAGCAAG GATACAAGCAAATCTGTGCAGATGATGAAAGAAACCAACGCCTTCAATTTCGCCTCCCTGGAGGACATGCAATTCAAGATCCTGGAAATACCATACAAAGGCGAGGAGCTAAGCATGATGCTGCTGCTGCCCAATGAAGTAGATGGTCTGCAGAAG CTGGAAGATAAACTCACTGCTGAGAAATTATTAGAGTGGACGAGCTCACAGAATATGTGGAAGTGTCAAGTGCATTTACACTTACCTCGGTTCAAAGTGGAAGAGACCTATGACCTCAAGGCCATACTGGAAGCCCTAGGGGTGGTGGACGCCTTCAGTTTACGGGATGCTGACTTCTCAGGCATGACCAGGAAACACAGGCTGGCGGTGTCTAAAGCCCTGCACAAGTCCTTTGTGGAGGTGAATGAGGAGGGCACGGAGGCCGCAGCAGCCACAGGCATCAGTATGGGTTTCACATCACTACCAATACCACGTTATGAACATTTCCATTGTGATCACCCTTTCCTGTTCTTCATCAGACACAACAAGACCAACAGCATCCTCTTCTTGGGCAGACTCACTTCCCCTTAG